Proteins co-encoded in one Leptospira dzoumogneensis genomic window:
- a CDS encoding adenylate/guanylate cyclase domain-containing protein: MGTQTSHKQSFGQKILDLTLVLPRLFYSGIRAKLAWFTGSLIVLTILILSFIYVRQQTEILTESYDREAAISRKYISSLVLELDNISQSLIRIEEFRDRVSKQTEALKKYKTTKTVVQEKKVSFFGIKTSLFGALGKNTVRKTLDTYYSAYLSKDDIQVLEKNIRLQLQQGGEEVVSDKEFARLQAMAKKFVFADREANQIRKRLSELKENQEKPDHTEISASEEELRKKLILARKLRSDLDENIVSILADSKKRKIKELGLDTGRFRIQTFPVSGIIPGEASEPTLDTKIFDSESSLNQAPMEENLEEGLKSALSSLLEGAGVLGEIRPTSFQQNGLELQALYSPHFRNPASTERAKLLESRRSTLGPWTNYLREEQEILSELSKIPPILETRLKELKEKKPPIPPFKDKEFKNQYTKYAALVRKRNLLYATYLRNNPPKEEEALEVESFGSIRDSALEDQILLRFRPDGSDYGKSVQSEEGKEVFQKRWNSVREWIYSGESETPTTKLKALFPDGIIGNSRTEAEQVLWKLDSTPLISEVSDDLPTVVLASNFSGVIRTVVDRTEGLESIRRNRDRAVLSALGICGFSIFLAVFISGFVVQKIKRLIRNAEQVGKGNLNVEFEQGGSDEFGNLSVALNQMVTGLREREKIKGILGSMIDPVVIGEAMKDLAALKRGTEKRVTAFFSDVAGFSNISEKLSSVELSELLNEYLSAMTLILKDHDGVLDKYIGDAIVGIFNAPVDVEGHCLKATRASIKMLDKLEELRSGWKKAQKYIPDARDMQIRIGLNTGLAKVGFMGTDALASYTMMGDTVNLAARLEAAGKDYGVSVLVSDSVHSEIKDSIFTRKLDLVRVKGKNEPVILYEAISELKGVASAKKEIIGLYEEGLALYLDRKWDPAVKKFKESEKAKGKEDKAVQLLVERCNEYKKTPPPTSWDGVYTRDHK, translated from the coding sequence ATGGGTACACAGACTTCTCACAAGCAGAGTTTCGGGCAAAAAATCCTAGATCTTACTCTAGTTCTTCCGAGACTATTTTATTCCGGGATACGAGCGAAACTCGCCTGGTTTACCGGGAGTCTGATCGTTCTTACAATTCTTATACTTTCCTTTATTTACGTGAGACAACAAACCGAGATCCTCACTGAAAGTTACGATAGAGAAGCTGCTATTTCCAGAAAATATATCTCTTCTCTCGTTCTGGAATTGGATAATATTTCCCAAAGTTTGATCCGGATCGAAGAATTTCGCGACCGGGTCAGTAAACAAACGGAAGCATTAAAAAAATATAAAACAACCAAGACCGTAGTCCAGGAAAAGAAAGTCTCCTTTTTCGGCATCAAGACCAGTTTGTTCGGTGCCTTGGGCAAAAACACGGTCCGTAAAACTTTGGATACGTATTATTCAGCTTATCTTTCCAAAGATGATATACAAGTCCTGGAAAAGAATATCCGGCTGCAGCTGCAACAAGGCGGGGAAGAAGTTGTCAGTGATAAAGAATTCGCACGTCTCCAAGCAATGGCTAAAAAATTCGTATTCGCCGATAGAGAAGCGAACCAGATCCGAAAACGCCTGAGCGAATTAAAAGAAAATCAGGAAAAACCGGATCATACTGAGATCTCCGCCTCGGAAGAAGAACTTCGTAAAAAGTTAATTTTAGCTCGAAAGCTTAGATCCGATCTGGATGAGAATATAGTCTCCATTCTTGCGGATTCCAAAAAAAGAAAGATCAAAGAATTAGGATTAGATACAGGCAGATTTAGGATCCAAACATTTCCGGTTTCAGGTATCATTCCAGGAGAAGCTTCCGAGCCTACTTTAGATACTAAAATTTTCGATTCAGAATCTTCTTTGAACCAAGCTCCTATGGAAGAGAATTTGGAAGAAGGTTTAAAATCTGCCTTAAGTTCTCTTTTAGAAGGAGCCGGAGTTTTAGGAGAGATACGTCCTACTTCTTTCCAACAAAACGGTTTGGAATTGCAGGCTTTATATTCTCCTCATTTTAGAAATCCTGCATCTACTGAAAGAGCTAAACTTTTGGAATCCAGAAGAAGTACACTCGGACCTTGGACAAATTATCTAAGAGAAGAGCAGGAAATTCTATCAGAACTTTCTAAAATTCCTCCTATATTAGAAACCAGACTGAAAGAGTTAAAAGAGAAGAAGCCGCCTATCCCTCCTTTTAAAGACAAAGAATTTAAGAACCAATACACAAAATATGCTGCATTAGTTCGTAAAAGAAATTTATTATACGCTACTTATTTAAGGAATAATCCTCCTAAAGAAGAGGAGGCGTTGGAAGTGGAATCTTTCGGTTCCATTCGAGATTCCGCTTTAGAAGATCAGATCTTACTTAGATTTAGGCCGGACGGTTCCGACTATGGGAAATCGGTTCAATCGGAAGAAGGAAAAGAAGTTTTCCAAAAACGTTGGAATTCCGTCAGAGAATGGATCTATTCCGGAGAAAGTGAAACTCCTACAACAAAATTAAAAGCTCTCTTTCCGGACGGGATCATCGGGAACAGTAGAACGGAAGCAGAACAGGTACTCTGGAAATTGGACTCGACACCTTTAATTTCAGAGGTGTCCGATGATCTTCCTACGGTCGTATTGGCCTCCAATTTTTCAGGAGTGATCCGAACGGTAGTGGATAGAACGGAAGGTTTGGAATCCATTCGGCGTAACAGAGACAGAGCAGTACTTTCCGCATTAGGGATTTGCGGATTTTCCATTTTTTTAGCCGTGTTTATTTCCGGTTTTGTGGTCCAAAAGATCAAACGTCTGATCCGGAATGCGGAACAAGTAGGAAAAGGAAATCTAAACGTAGAATTCGAGCAGGGTGGAAGTGACGAATTCGGAAACCTTTCCGTCGCACTCAACCAAATGGTGACCGGTCTTAGAGAAAGGGAGAAGATCAAAGGTATCCTAGGAAGTATGATCGATCCGGTGGTGATCGGAGAGGCGATGAAAGACCTCGCTGCTCTCAAAAGAGGTACCGAAAAAAGGGTGACAGCATTCTTCTCGGATGTAGCAGGATTTTCTAATATTAGCGAAAAGTTAAGTTCCGTGGAATTATCCGAGTTACTGAATGAGTATCTATCCGCAATGACATTGATCCTAAAAGATCATGACGGTGTTTTGGATAAGTACATCGGAGACGCGATCGTAGGTATTTTTAACGCACCCGTAGATGTGGAAGGTCATTGTTTAAAAGCGACCCGTGCATCGATTAAAATGTTGGATAAACTGGAAGAATTACGATCCGGTTGGAAGAAGGCCCAAAAATATATTCCGGATGCAAGAGATATGCAGATCCGGATCGGTTTGAATACCGGGCTTGCCAAAGTCGGGTTCATGGGAACGGATGCTCTCGCATCTTATACAATGATGGGAGATACGGTAAATCTTGCTGCCCGCTTGGAAGCCGCAGGTAAAGACTATGGAGTTTCCGTCTTGGTTTCTGATTCGGTCCATTCCGAGATTAAGGATTCTATTTTTACTAGAAAGCTGGATCTAGTCCGAGTAAAGGGTAAGAATGAACCTGTGATCTTGTATGAAGCAATCTCAGAATTGAAAGGTGTTGCCTCCGCCAAAAAAGAAATTATAGGCCTATATGAAGAAGGTTTAGCATTGTACTTGGATCGTAAATGGGATCCTGCCGTTAAAAAATTCAAAGAATCCGAAAAAGCAAAAGGCAAAGAAGATAAAGCGGTACAACTACTTGTAGAAAGATGTAACGAGTATAAAAAAACTCCACCTCCAACTTCTTGGGACGGGGTATATACTAGAGATCATAAGTAG
- the recD gene encoding exodeoxyribonuclease V subunit alpha produces MKEGSLETILDQEYAGFLTKEFSHFAKEIPYEVLFSWNLSLIQASKTGNLAIPFSEKNTIPDILFKKRDSLLYFSKVFGQLTAVEDGFANLLKTIPATKSEKIKEVLKELISSNPLAIKRGNKEYILCGDGEQKEALEKALQYPFFVLTGGPGTGKTTVVANVIRGLLRLGYNFKQIGLAAPTGRAAQRLKESLENTISNIRTKNKLDDSISEIPTSTLHRLLEYNPRKRNYKYGKNFPLPYRVIILDEVSMVDLHMMYRLMEALPIGSENFRFILLGDPNQLPSVEAGAVLSDIVKSLKKINSENLVELKTSHRQEEEFSSISKAAELCVKENISFSEFQENLPKTLQLDPIFTGSGNEDLKGFYQIRLDYKKEWKEFLKRTAEDKILPIFSKLPNPNSPRELKEYLNKDLNRFKILTILRNGIFGSEFINKELTELILHHKKGNLVQIGTKTYFSGLPILITKNDRVRGVYNGDTGLVLEVQTPNGGTELRALFFIEGEIRDFALDTLPPHEPAFAVTVHKSQGSEYDSVFIIYPPDPADLNKEEVSLELFKKEILYTAITRAKRSAFLVSEEKLLEYSLRNRFERLTGFKLS; encoded by the coding sequence ATGAAAGAAGGATCCCTCGAAACAATTTTAGATCAGGAATATGCAGGATTTCTCACCAAAGAATTTTCACATTTTGCAAAAGAAATCCCATATGAAGTTTTATTCTCCTGGAATCTTTCCCTGATCCAAGCGTCAAAAACGGGAAATCTTGCGATCCCATTCTCTGAAAAAAATACAATCCCGGATATTTTATTCAAAAAGAGGGATAGTCTATTATATTTTTCTAAAGTATTTGGACAGTTAACCGCAGTAGAAGACGGTTTTGCGAACTTGCTCAAAACTATCCCCGCTACAAAGTCTGAAAAGATAAAAGAAGTTTTAAAAGAACTAATCTCTTCTAACCCTCTTGCAATCAAAAGAGGAAATAAAGAATATATACTCTGCGGAGATGGGGAACAAAAAGAAGCCTTAGAAAAAGCACTTCAATATCCATTTTTTGTTCTTACAGGTGGACCAGGCACAGGAAAAACCACGGTAGTCGCAAACGTAATCCGCGGGCTTTTACGTTTAGGTTATAATTTTAAGCAGATCGGACTTGCGGCACCTACAGGACGCGCCGCCCAAAGATTAAAAGAATCCTTAGAAAACACGATCTCAAATATTCGTACAAAAAATAAATTGGATGATTCCATTTCTGAAATCCCAACTTCCACATTACATAGGCTTTTAGAGTATAATCCTAGAAAAAGAAACTATAAATACGGTAAAAATTTTCCACTCCCCTATCGGGTCATCATCTTGGACGAGGTTTCCATGGTGGATCTGCATATGATGTATAGATTGATGGAAGCTCTGCCTATCGGTTCGGAAAATTTCAGATTTATACTTTTAGGAGATCCGAACCAATTGCCAAGCGTAGAAGCAGGAGCTGTCCTATCCGATATAGTTAAGTCTTTAAAAAAGATAAATTCCGAAAACCTAGTAGAATTAAAAACAAGTCATAGACAGGAGGAGGAATTTTCTTCTATCTCCAAAGCGGCTGAACTTTGTGTAAAAGAGAATATTTCTTTTTCGGAATTCCAGGAAAATCTTCCTAAAACTTTACAGTTAGATCCTATTTTTACCGGTTCGGGAAACGAAGATCTAAAAGGTTTTTATCAGATCCGATTGGATTACAAAAAAGAATGGAAAGAATTTTTAAAAAGAACTGCGGAAGATAAAATTCTACCTATATTCTCCAAACTTCCAAACCCGAATTCTCCTCGGGAATTAAAAGAATATTTAAACAAAGATCTAAATCGATTCAAGATACTTACGATTCTTAGAAATGGGATTTTCGGAAGTGAATTCATCAATAAAGAATTAACGGAGTTAATACTACATCATAAAAAAGGAAATTTAGTACAGATCGGAACTAAAACGTATTTTTCAGGACTTCCAATACTTATCACAAAAAATGATAGAGTGAGAGGAGTGTATAACGGGGATACCGGCCTCGTTTTAGAGGTCCAAACTCCGAATGGAGGAACTGAACTCAGGGCCCTATTTTTTATAGAAGGAGAGATCCGAGATTTTGCACTGGATACACTTCCTCCTCATGAGCCTGCGTTTGCGGTCACAGTTCATAAATCCCAGGGTTCCGAATATGATTCCGTTTTTATAATATATCCTCCTGATCCGGCCGACCTGAATAAGGAAGAAGTTTCTTTGGAACTTTTCAAAAAGGAAATACTATATACCGCGATCACTAGAGCAAAACGTTCTGCGTTTTTGGTTTCGGAAGAAAAACTATTGGAATATTCTCTCCGAAACCGTTTTGAAAGGTTAACCGGTTTTAAATTGAGTTAA